One genomic segment of Spirochaeta cellobiosiphila DSM 17781 includes these proteins:
- a CDS encoding YeiH family protein, which translates to MTLRKSIPGLIYCLILGVIAYFLGKVLPLGGVTIALLLGIAISNLVKLPEKVKPGIVYSEKKLLTLAIALLGFNLNYSLLQSLGLKFLIFILLGVVVTISLGLIWGRIFKLPKELSLLLGIGNAVCGSSAIATAQSVIHSDEENVGLSLATINLLGTIGIFILPLIASLIPHLDFSQKGLLIGNTLQAVGQVTAAGFTLGKETGDTATLVKMGRILLLTPLALILTIVFSGKNQSTTPRKGNILSFIKVPPYIIAFLIFSLANTFFQLPELLTKSTAFLSESLLIIAMSGIGSRISFKGIMQEGYQAFLTGLLIWCCQIGFSVFLITQFI; encoded by the coding sequence ATGACATTAAGAAAGTCAATTCCAGGATTAATCTATTGCTTAATCCTAGGTGTCATAGCCTACTTTTTGGGAAAAGTACTCCCCCTTGGAGGAGTTACCATTGCCCTATTATTAGGAATTGCAATAAGTAACTTAGTTAAATTACCAGAAAAGGTTAAACCAGGTATCGTATATAGTGAGAAGAAGCTTTTAACCCTAGCTATTGCTCTATTAGGATTTAACCTAAATTACAGCCTACTTCAATCTCTTGGTTTGAAGTTCTTAATATTTATCCTATTGGGTGTGGTTGTTACCATCTCTTTAGGACTGATTTGGGGAAGGATATTTAAATTACCCAAAGAACTATCTTTATTACTGGGAATAGGTAATGCCGTTTGTGGAAGCTCAGCCATAGCCACTGCTCAATCCGTCATCCATAGTGATGAAGAAAATGTAGGTCTATCTCTGGCTACCATCAACTTATTAGGGACCATAGGTATATTTATTTTACCCCTTATAGCCTCTCTTATTCCTCATTTGGATTTTAGTCAGAAAGGGTTACTTATTGGGAACACCCTTCAAGCAGTGGGACAAGTGACAGCCGCAGGTTTTACCTTGGGTAAAGAGACTGGAGATACAGCAACACTTGTTAAAATGGGACGTATCTTATTATTAACTCCTCTTGCATTGATCCTTACGATTGTGTTTAGCGGTAAGAATCAGAGCACGACCCCTAGAAAAGGCAATATTTTGAGCTTCATAAAAGTACCTCCTTATATCATAGCCTTCCTTATCTTTTCATTAGCTAATACTTTTTTCCAATTGCCCGAATTACTAACGAAATCGACGGCATTCCTAAGTGAAAGTCTTTTGATCATAGCGATGTCGGGAATAGGTTCTAGAATCTCTTTTAAAGGAATTATGCAAGAAGGATATCAAGCTTTTTTAACAGGTTTACTTATTTGGTGCTGCCAGATTGGTTTCAGTGTTTTCTTGATAACACAGTTTATATAA
- a CDS encoding GH36-type glycosyl hydrolase domain-containing protein codes for MQFGYFDDDKREYVITTPETPYPWINYLGNQDFFGLISNTAGGYTFYRDAKFRRLTRYRYNNVPMDVGGRYFYIKDGETQWNPGWKPSKTELDHYECRHGMSYTRFVSEKNDIVSDLLFFIPNDFWGEVQKLTLKNKGTKTKTIKVFSFAEWCLWNAEDDMNNLQRNLSTGEVEVEDSTIYHKTEYKERRNHYAFYSVNQDIQGFDTDRETFMGLYNGFDKPQVVEAGKPGNSIAHGWSPIASHYLEVELKPGESKDFIFLLGYVEMEEDNKWESKLVINKTKAKSMMAQFDTVEKVDKAFNDLREYWDDLLGRYTIQSSDDRLDRMVNIWNQYQCMVTFNMSRSASFFETGIGRGMGFRDSNQDLIGFVHQCPDRAKERILDIAATQLEDGSAYHQYQPLTKRGNDILGGNFNDDPLWLILSTVTYIKETGDFSILDEVVPFDNDESKAKSHFDHLTASFNHVINHLGPHGLPLIGRADWNDCLNLNCFSNDPNESFQTTGNKVGNTAESLMIAGLFVLYGKEYEVLCRRLGKGDLATKAAEAIKNMETAVLEHGWDGKWFLRAYDYFGNKVGSDENEEGKIFIESQGFCTMAEIGKDDGYCETALDSVKERLDCEYGIVLNNPAFTKYYIEYGEISTYPAGYKENAGIFCHNNPWIMIGETKIGRGDRAFEYWSKIAPSYLEEISDLHRVEPYVYCQMIAGKDAFKPGEAKNSWLTGTAAWNYYAITQYILGVQPDYDGLRINPCLPKQLGTIKITRKFRGSEYNIVISGSGKGVKSAQIGADNLTVDSDGSVLIPFEKYNGTHQVAINL; via the coding sequence ATGCAGTTTGGATATTTTGATGATGATAAAAGGGAGTATGTCATTACGACCCCGGAAACACCCTATCCATGGATAAATTATTTAGGGAATCAGGATTTCTTTGGCCTCATATCTAATACAGCTGGAGGGTATACTTTTTATCGAGACGCTAAATTTCGACGTTTAACACGATATCGATATAACAATGTACCTATGGATGTTGGTGGTCGATATTTTTACATCAAAGATGGTGAGACGCAATGGAATCCAGGATGGAAACCTTCTAAAACAGAGCTCGACCATTATGAATGTCGTCATGGTATGAGCTATACGAGGTTTGTCTCTGAGAAAAACGATATAGTTTCAGATCTCTTATTTTTTATTCCAAATGATTTTTGGGGTGAAGTGCAAAAACTCACACTTAAAAATAAAGGAACTAAAACAAAGACTATTAAGGTATTTAGTTTTGCAGAATGGTGTTTGTGGAATGCGGAAGATGATATGAATAACCTTCAGCGAAATTTGTCTACTGGAGAAGTAGAGGTTGAAGATTCCACTATTTATCATAAGACAGAATATAAAGAGCGAAGAAATCATTATGCTTTTTATTCTGTTAATCAGGATATTCAAGGCTTTGATACTGACAGAGAAACTTTTATGGGACTCTATAATGGGTTCGATAAGCCACAGGTTGTAGAAGCAGGTAAACCTGGCAACTCTATTGCTCATGGTTGGTCTCCTATCGCATCCCATTACTTGGAAGTTGAATTAAAGCCGGGTGAAAGTAAAGATTTTATCTTTTTACTTGGTTATGTAGAAATGGAAGAAGATAACAAATGGGAATCCAAGTTAGTTATTAATAAAACAAAGGCCAAGTCTATGATGGCCCAATTTGATACGGTAGAAAAAGTAGATAAGGCCTTTAACGATCTTCGTGAATACTGGGATGATTTATTGGGCCGGTACACAATTCAGTCTAGTGATGATCGATTAGATAGAATGGTAAATATATGGAACCAATATCAATGTATGGTTACTTTTAATATGAGTCGTTCAGCTTCTTTCTTCGAAACTGGAATTGGTCGGGGAATGGGCTTCCGTGATTCTAACCAGGATCTTATTGGATTTGTTCATCAATGTCCTGATAGAGCAAAAGAGCGTATTTTAGACATTGCTGCCACTCAGCTGGAAGATGGCTCCGCTTATCATCAATATCAACCCTTAACAAAACGGGGAAATGACATTCTTGGTGGTAATTTCAATGATGATCCTCTTTGGCTTATCTTATCAACAGTAACTTATATAAAAGAAACTGGTGATTTCTCCATCTTGGATGAAGTCGTTCCTTTTGATAATGATGAAAGTAAAGCCAAAAGTCACTTTGATCACTTAACAGCAAGTTTTAATCATGTGATTAATCATCTTGGTCCTCATGGCTTACCATTAATTGGAAGGGCTGACTGGAATGATTGTCTTAATTTAAATTGTTTTAGTAATGATCCTAATGAGTCTTTCCAAACAACAGGAAACAAAGTAGGTAATACAGCAGAATCTCTGATGATTGCAGGATTATTTGTGTTATATGGAAAGGAATATGAAGTTCTTTGTCGACGCTTAGGAAAGGGTGATTTGGCAACCAAGGCTGCCGAAGCTATTAAAAACATGGAAACTGCTGTTCTGGAACATGGTTGGGACGGCAAATGGTTCTTAAGGGCTTATGATTATTTTGGTAATAAAGTAGGTTCTGATGAGAATGAAGAAGGTAAGATTTTTATTGAATCCCAGGGCTTCTGTACGATGGCAGAGATTGGAAAAGACGATGGCTACTGTGAAACGGCTTTGGATTCGGTCAAAGAACGATTGGATTGTGAATATGGGATAGTCCTCAATAATCCGGCTTTTACAAAATACTACATAGAGTATGGTGAGATCTCAACATATCCTGCAGGGTATAAAGAAAATGCTGGTATCTTCTGCCATAATAATCCCTGGATTATGATAGGTGAAACGAAGATAGGTCGTGGAGATCGGGCTTTTGAATATTGGTCTAAGATTGCTCCTTCCTATTTGGAAGAAATTAGTGATCTACACCGTGTAGAACCATATGTCTATTGTCAAATGATAGCAGGTAAAGATGCTTTTAAACCGGGAGAAGCTAAGAACTCTTGGTTAACTGGAACAGCAGCTTGGAATTATTATGCGATTACTCAGTATATTCTAGGTGTACAGCCAGATTATGACGGCCTTAGAATTAATCCTTGCTTACCTAAACAATTGGGAACTATCAAAATAACAAGAAAGTTCCGGGGTAGTGAGTATAACATTGTTATCTCTGGAAGTGGAAAAGGTGTTAAGTCTGCCCAGATAGGAGCTGACAACCTAACTGTAGATTCTGATGGTTCTGTATTAATTCCCTTTGAAAAATACAACGGAACTCATCAAGTCGCCATTAACCTTTAG
- a CDS encoding ROK family transcriptional regulator: MAKSNKVNSINTSRVLKAIWQHEQISRIDLARLLDLDKSSITKIVSSLIDKGILQILEEGDSTPQGGRRPIYLGLQKDFGIILGIEIQPRSYHLVGINLYGKILFEHTDNLELDHLGLKGAFLSIYEKAKSYIGKCKIPLIGIGVGVSGIIDIHKGIIRQSFPLDINQPYFFYEEVKDHLKVPLVIENDANCGCFSELIRNKAQRISNFLYILSEFRQIQTSQPSIENLSIGLGLVIEEQVLHGENYSAGEFRSINWNDSNHSQFSLSRGATLEISQMIEELGANIALLVNTLGLDKIVLSGELEKHISQVEEVFQKAIQKNWAYPARVNCLIKTSPLKDRAIAYGAASVFLEKLFSLPNIEEEKDLIPRGSLLFDQIIESQ; encoded by the coding sequence ATGGCTAAATCAAACAAAGTCAATTCGATCAATACCAGTCGAGTATTAAAAGCCATATGGCAACATGAACAGATCAGCCGTATTGACTTAGCCAGATTGTTAGATCTGGATAAATCCTCTATTACAAAGATTGTATCAAGCCTGATTGATAAAGGGATACTGCAAATACTGGAAGAAGGTGATTCCACTCCTCAAGGAGGGCGTCGGCCAATATACCTTGGTTTACAAAAAGATTTTGGGATAATTCTAGGAATAGAAATACAACCCAGAAGCTATCACCTGGTAGGAATAAACCTTTATGGTAAGATCCTATTTGAACATACAGACAATCTAGAATTAGATCACCTCGGTTTAAAAGGAGCCTTCCTATCAATATATGAAAAGGCAAAATCATATATTGGGAAGTGCAAGATACCCTTAATTGGTATTGGTGTTGGTGTATCTGGAATTATTGATATACACAAGGGAATCATAAGACAATCTTTTCCTCTTGACATAAATCAGCCCTATTTCTTCTATGAAGAGGTCAAGGATCACCTCAAGGTACCTCTCGTCATTGAGAATGATGCTAATTGCGGTTGCTTTTCTGAACTCATTCGGAACAAAGCTCAACGAATAAGCAATTTTCTATACATATTAAGTGAGTTTAGACAAATACAAACATCTCAACCATCAATCGAAAACCTTTCAATAGGACTAGGTCTCGTTATTGAAGAACAGGTTCTACATGGCGAAAACTACTCTGCAGGGGAGTTCCGAAGCATCAATTGGAATGACAGTAATCATAGCCAATTTAGTCTATCCAGAGGGGCAACCCTAGAGATTTCCCAAATGATAGAGGAATTAGGAGCAAACATAGCTTTACTGGTAAATACTTTAGGTTTAGATAAGATTGTACTATCTGGAGAATTGGAAAAACATATATCACAAGTAGAAGAGGTATTTCAAAAAGCGATACAGAAAAACTGGGCATACCCCGCACGGGTAAACTGCCTTATCAAGACGAGTCCCTTAAAAGACAGGGCCATTGCCTATGGGGCGGCAAGTGTTTTTCTCGAAAAACTATTTAGTCTACCAAATATTGAAGAAGAAAAAGATCTTATTCCTAGGGGAAGTCTACTCTTTGATCAAATTATAGAATCCCAATGA
- a CDS encoding N-acetylneuraminate synthase family protein: protein MNDKTTIIAEIGTSHNGSLQRAKELILRAKESGADWAKFQIVIAEEIIHPRTGLVSLPGGQTSLFDRFKALERPLDFYQEIKDFCESQHIGFFASPFGIQSARMLKQLKVELIKIASPEVNHYPLLEEISHYKTPVILSTGVSRISDIEEALDILPQNTSLLHCITQYPSPEEEYNLLAIPAMARIFGRKVGLSDHSLHPELVPGIAVSLGASIIEKHFTLSHADGGLDDPIALEPKEFSQMVNIIGQAENDPEKTMKTLMDKYGATKIQKIMGDGQKELAPSEKDNYRTTNRSILVTQDILAGTILDDSNTALLRSEKQLKPGLHPRYWKIIKGAKIHRNLTSGHGLEWKDILDYS from the coding sequence ATGAATGACAAGACCACGATTATCGCAGAAATAGGCACATCACATAACGGCTCTCTACAACGGGCAAAAGAACTTATTCTACGGGCTAAAGAATCTGGAGCAGATTGGGCCAAATTCCAAATTGTTATAGCAGAGGAAATCATTCATCCCCGAACAGGGTTAGTTTCATTACCCGGGGGACAAACTTCCTTATTTGACCGTTTCAAGGCATTAGAGAGACCTCTGGATTTCTATCAAGAAATAAAAGACTTCTGCGAATCTCAACACATTGGTTTTTTTGCCAGTCCTTTTGGAATTCAAAGTGCCAGAATGTTGAAGCAATTAAAGGTAGAACTCATTAAGATAGCCAGTCCGGAAGTTAATCATTATCCCTTACTAGAAGAGATTTCCCACTATAAGACCCCTGTCATATTATCAACAGGTGTAAGTCGAATCTCGGATATAGAAGAAGCTTTAGATATTTTGCCCCAGAATACCAGCCTTCTCCATTGTATTACCCAATACCCCTCACCAGAAGAAGAGTACAATCTTCTAGCTATTCCCGCCATGGCAAGGATATTTGGAAGAAAGGTTGGTTTGAGCGATCATTCTCTCCATCCAGAATTAGTACCTGGCATTGCTGTTTCTTTAGGAGCCTCAATTATTGAAAAGCACTTTACCCTAAGCCACGCTGATGGGGGACTGGACGATCCTATTGCTCTAGAACCAAAGGAATTCTCTCAAATGGTAAATATAATAGGCCAAGCTGAAAATGATCCAGAAAAAACCATGAAAACCCTCATGGACAAATATGGAGCAACAAAGATTCAAAAAATCATGGGAGATGGGCAAAAAGAACTGGCCCCTTCTGAAAAAGACAATTATCGCACGACAAATCGAAGTATTCTTGTGACACAAGATATACTAGCAGGAACCATCCTTGACGACAGTAATACAGCCTTATTAAGAAGTGAAAAACAATTAAAACCTGGGCTACACCCCCGGTATTGGAAGATAATAAAAGGGGCTAAAATCCATAGGAATCTAACAAGTGGCCATGGTTTAGAATGGAAGGATATTCTTGACTATTCCTAA
- a CDS encoding PilZN3 domain-containing protein, with protein MRIPSNQYLNEFGTTEFKLNSYSIDKLGIANTQAYLKIKDYHINTVPYLFSLKKITLLAVLNVNEVSLFQKYIDSLATLTMSFILPNKSGYDNVLIRSKIISISAMENRENVCIFVLEIPSPPDQMVKAVGDHLCHIQELNDCFKTYHNKYIPLTKESIQKLGYNNYAEIKHGENPILFRITHLGVNRLKANIPRSIEEIKEFGDISGKLFFRKYRIELSMTLGDTKSLGSKLTTCTYYFKKHLPYLEILEDYLLSNDEELQIEPNLSQEEVPQESQPELGGE; from the coding sequence ATGAGAATTCCTTCAAATCAATATCTAAATGAATTTGGAACAACAGAATTTAAACTTAATTCCTACAGCATCGACAAATTGGGTATAGCCAATACTCAAGCTTATCTGAAAATCAAAGATTATCATATCAATACCGTTCCCTATCTGTTTTCATTGAAGAAGATAACATTACTGGCTGTATTGAATGTGAACGAAGTGAGTCTCTTTCAAAAGTATATTGATTCACTGGCTACGCTAACAATGTCCTTTATACTTCCCAATAAATCGGGATATGATAATGTCCTCATTCGAAGCAAGATAATATCTATATCTGCCATGGAAAACAGGGAAAATGTCTGTATTTTTGTTTTAGAAATTCCATCCCCCCCGGATCAAATGGTAAAGGCTGTAGGGGATCATCTGTGTCATATCCAGGAACTCAATGACTGTTTTAAAACATATCATAACAAGTACATTCCCCTAACAAAGGAAAGCATTCAAAAACTAGGATATAATAATTACGCTGAGATAAAGCATGGAGAAAATCCCATACTTTTTCGTATAACCCATCTAGGAGTCAATCGTCTTAAAGCCAATATTCCCAGATCTATTGAGGAGATTAAAGAGTTTGGAGACATATCGGGGAAGCTTTTCTTTAGAAAGTACCGGATAGAATTATCTATGACCTTAGGAGATACAAAATCCTTAGGTTCCAAATTAACAACCTGTACTTATTATTTTAAGAAACATCTTCCCTATCTGGAAATCCTGGAAGATTATTTATTAAGCAATGATGAAGAATTACAGATTGAACCTAATCTGTCACAGGAAGAAGTCCCCCAGGAATCTCAACCGGAACTAGGGGGTGAATAA
- the rpmB gene encoding 50S ribosomal protein L28: MARKCDLCGKGTVFGNNVPRKGLPKKKGGAGQNEGVKTRRTFKPNLVQVKTTIGSTKKTIKVCTRCLKAGKVAKAL, translated from the coding sequence ATGGCGCGAAAATGCGATCTATGTGGCAAAGGCACCGTATTTGGAAATAACGTACCTCGTAAAGGTTTACCTAAGAAAAAAGGCGGAGCTGGTCAGAACGAAGGTGTAAAGACTAGACGAACTTTCAAACCAAACTTGGTTCAGGTTAAAACTACGATTGGATCAACAAAGAAAACGATCAAAGTATGTACACGATGTCTTAAAGCTGGAAAGGTAGCTAAGGCTTTATAA
- a CDS encoding alpha-amylase family glycosyl hydrolase, translating into MSNRIIQLWKSLYNDNTTQLCHNIIGYCKNKTTNNGRINIKGTVLKSNPYELGGNFRTIREKIPFLKELNIGSLWLTSVFSTPCRQKGFDISSLDEIEFELGSEKGLELLIESLHNDNISLILDVVISRTSIEHPWFIDARTSPKSKNRNKYIWTNTTEGLKPVKHNHWPSPDKTWFYNSSTDDYYLSSRGEDMPDLNWKNPEVAHDIILSLLKLTELPIDGIHLPWIQDIWHHKKVLKLIKYCFEEIGADLPIICHQNIPHKTTKSILKPFAYESKIAPEEWVKLISKNITQDWKRHKNLSFNLLQDYFHNHCQMVENKKYLWDIVDGDHQKLLLIQALNASLTGFHTILGPNSVGATETIGTYDEEYIRKTRFDKFFPPHKYYNQLIELNKQCVEFKDFLQLKPKVKSKGTLLIIQRRHKKERLWQIFNLSSKKIDYKDKSIEAYSYLWYLE; encoded by the coding sequence ATGTCTAACAGAATAATTCAACTATGGAAATCCCTCTATAATGATAATACGACACAACTTTGCCATAACATCATAGGGTATTGTAAAAATAAAACAACAAACAACGGAAGAATCAATATAAAGGGGACAGTTCTAAAATCAAACCCCTACGAATTAGGTGGTAACTTTCGAACGATCCGAGAGAAGATACCTTTTCTAAAAGAACTGAATATCGGCAGCCTTTGGCTAACATCGGTATTTTCCACACCTTGTAGACAAAAAGGCTTCGATATCTCTAGTCTGGATGAAATCGAATTTGAACTGGGATCAGAAAAGGGCTTGGAACTACTCATCGAAAGTCTGCACAATGACAATATTAGTCTCATCTTGGATGTCGTCATTAGCAGAACAAGTATAGAACATCCCTGGTTTATTGATGCACGGACAAGCCCCAAAAGTAAGAATCGTAATAAATATATATGGACCAATACAACAGAAGGCTTAAAACCTGTTAAACACAACCATTGGCCCTCACCAGATAAAACCTGGTTCTATAACTCCTCAACAGATGATTATTACTTAAGCTCTCGAGGGGAAGATATGCCTGACTTAAATTGGAAAAACCCTGAAGTAGCCCATGATATCATCCTATCCCTTCTTAAGCTAACAGAACTGCCCATTGATGGAATACACCTGCCCTGGATACAGGATATCTGGCATCACAAAAAAGTACTCAAGCTAATTAAATATTGTTTCGAAGAAATTGGTGCGGACTTACCTATTATCTGTCACCAAAACATCCCCCACAAGACAACAAAAAGCATACTCAAACCTTTTGCCTACGAGAGTAAAATAGCCCCCGAAGAATGGGTAAAGCTGATCAGTAAAAATATAACACAAGATTGGAAACGTCATAAAAACCTAAGTTTTAATTTGCTTCAGGATTATTTCCATAATCACTGTCAAATGGTAGAAAACAAAAAATATCTATGGGATATAGTAGATGGAGATCACCAAAAACTCTTACTTATACAAGCACTAAATGCAAGTCTCACAGGATTCCATACCATATTAGGCCCGAATAGTGTGGGAGCTACTGAAACAATAGGAACCTATGATGAAGAATACATAAGAAAAACCCGATTTGATAAATTCTTTCCTCCCCATAAGTACTACAATCAATTAATCGAATTGAATAAGCAATGTGTTGAATTTAAGGACTTCCTGCAGCTTAAACCCAAAGTGAAAAGCAAAGGCACTCTCTTGATAATCCAACGGCGTCATAAGAAAGAAAGATTATGGCAAATCTTCAATCTCTCTAGCAAAAAGATAGATTATAAAGACAAATCGATAGAGGCATACAGCTATTTGTGGTACTTAGAATAA